Part of the Drosophila gunungcola strain Sukarami chromosome X unlocalized genomic scaffold, Dgunungcola_SK_2 000021F, whole genome shotgun sequence genome is shown below.
tattttaatatcgGCCTAATATTCATACAATCTAACTGGTTCCCTTTGGCTCTCTACTTCTTCTTAccaatttattcaaatcggtCAGATCAGCATCCATGGGTGCCAAAACGCTCTGCACCATGAACTTGTGCTTATTCTTCTCCTGCTGATCGTAGATGAATGGCTGCAGGCAGACTATATATGTACATTGAAAATCGATTAGTTTACAtcacaaatatgaaaataaatattattataatactCACTCTCCACCTGGGTCGTTCGCAAGGGCGGGATCTTGCCAATGTTTGGACGAACGCAGTAGCGCTTCGGGGCGGTTGTCTTGATCTTAAAGACCAGCGGCAGAGCCGAGTTGTTGCGCAGAGTCATGATTGTGACAACGGGTCGGATAAAGGGACCTGCAGCAAATGggtcaataaattaaaacacatttgGTTAATCGAATGCTGATGAAAGTGTAAATGCTTTTAATATAAAGAAAGAATGCTTCAATGACTATGTTCTATGTGGATCCACTTACCATTATCTGATAAGtttgaaattgtaaatatttatctacATTTTAGGCTGATATCTTAATATTTAAGTCATCAAATTATCGGAAATCACACTTAAGGTAGATGATATGTACGATTTGACGTCATGTACTTTTGACACATGGTTTAAGATTTCAGATTTTATTTGATCTTTGAATTAAAAAGCCTGCAGGCGTTATCTCACGTTCTATGGAATGCACCCGATTAGTCACACTCTATTGACGATAACCCCACCCAGCGAAGCCACCCCACTTTCGCACTTTCCCTGCTTTTCTCACTTTCCCACACTATCCCACTCTCCCTGATTTTTTCGTCACGTCACGCTCATTACGTCATTGGCCAAAGCAAgttcaaattaattgaattaaaagaaaaacaaaagcgagAAACTGGCACAAAAGCCGAAAAAATAGACCTAAATATCGGGGAGTCGGGTTTTGAGTACCCTATGAAATGAAGTTTGGTTTTGACTTTTTGTGTAAACGAAAGTTATAATAACTTATGAGGGAAAGTtattcaaacattttgaagatcctttgaaattgattaggtatttaatataattaatgaaaacgtaaaaaatatataaatataaaaatatataatatataaaaatatctgtaaaaaaaaaaacaaccaattttatattttttatgcaaatacatttatgtaactatttaaaaaaattaacaaattttgtatgtaaatgtaaaaacaaCTAAAAGAGTAATATTCAAttagtaatttaattaaaagaaaattgttaCTGTAATATACGAATTTGATCGTAGAAAAACCAAATcggaaaatattattattgtttttatgatttgtcaacaaaatcaaaaaactgaAACAATAACACACAAATTGCTAGTTTTTAACAaggtacatatgtatgtacatatgtgtttatttgatttcaagGAAATTTCATTAGACAAGTCGCGTCATGCATGTGTTTTCCACCCTCTGCCTCCCACACCCTTCGCGATCTTACGGTAAACGGGGCGGTGGGGTGGCGGGTGTCACAAAAGAATGGGGCTAaggctcacacacacatacgcaataacaaatatgaaaatatttgcgCACTGTGGGATTGCTATAGTAAAATTATTCTTAGGGATCgaaaggaaaatgttttaggaaatatttataagttaaaatttgAGCAAATGTATGGTATATGGCTAAGCACTGATTGAATTCATTATTACTAACTTTTTGATATTGCATTTTCTCAATATATTAAGGAAAATAATAGAAGAAAATGTGTACAGGTGGattgttaaaataaacaattgaaCTTctcgaaaataatttatttattcgcatTGTAGGCCTTGCGTATCGGGCCCACTGTGTGAGCTCTTGCTGTCATAttgcattgttgttgccgctgctgttgcgtttgctttttggccaaaattcAAGAGTACaagacaagaaaaaaattaaaatggcccatgacaagttttcgcgtataaaaataaaatgccagCCAAAAAAACACAGGGCGAGCTAGACAGAGAGAGGGAGAGTAAGTgcaaatgagaaaaaaaaaaagcgacgCCAGCTGCcggcataaaaacaaaaaacaaaatcttgaAAGAGGATCAAAGAACAGACgaataaaaactacaaaaaaggTGTAAAAAAATCGTACgcgaaataacaaaaaaaacaacggaAATTATTGATAAGCAAAAAGTCAAAGAAAGTGAAAGAGATAGCTATATGGAACTGAGTGTGGGAGACACGGGAAAGGAGAGCGTGTGAATGTGTGTGCTTAAAAGAGAGCGAACTTTGCAGTTTGCTCTTTGCAACAGCAAATTGGAGGtgaattggtttttttaattggtcGATATGCAGAAGGTCTTTTAAATATGTtgagaatataaaataaataaatagactTACCCACAAAACGCAATTCATGCTCTGGGTCAATGGTCAACGGAAGATCAAAATGTGGTTTGCTCattgtgttgttgttttgtctcctatgttcttgttgttgtgaTTGCTTATTTTGCTCTCTCCTCCTAACGCCCCTCTTCTTCTTtctatttgaatttttgtgcGTCCTGTTTTTTGCTTAgctatttgttgttgttttgttgctgttgagGAAATGCACACGAAATTGTGTTAAAAAACTTGCACACAATCAAAGAGGGATTTTTCGCTTACGTTTGCGTTTTTTGCCCAATATTTCAACGAAATTCGCTGTTTTTTCCGCCCTCTTTTTTTGTCTTCTTTCGTCGTTTTTACACCCGTTTCGCTCTCACAGGCGAAATATCGGTAAATTTATGCgaccaacacacacacacgcattgacaaaaaaaataaaggaagaGCGAGAGAGAGGCAACCACTCACACGCACaggcttttcttttttagcaGAATTTCGAGAAAAAAAACTACGATCAACGTGCGCTTTTTTCACCGAATTTTCAGTTGATTTTCTTCGCGAATACCGTGTCCTTCTCTCGGTGTATTTTTTACGCTTCGGGCTCTTCGAAAAACTCCTCAgttgcaaatgcaaaatgcaaaaaagcCAGAAATTCTGTCAGCAGAAAAAACCGCTTGTCAAACGCATGCGTCACTAAAGCTGGTAGTTAGTCGATTAGATATCATCGATAGTTTCAAAAACATCGGTAGTGTCGATGTTTTGTGATcgatgttttatatttatccaATTCTTGCGCACTGTTAACTGCTTCACTGCAGTTCTTACGCACTCTGTTAGTATCCACTCCATTTCTTGCGCACACTCTGTTATTTACCTCGAATTCAAGCCATAGCTAAGACAAGCAAAGTTAGGGCAGTTTTCAAACAGAAGCTGTAACGACTGTTAGATGAAACAGCTGTTTGACAATTTTAGAAGGTAACATTTTAGGTCGTTCCCTCAATTGCTAAAAATTCTTCCTGAATTTTCAGGAATTCATAGATTCATACGTTTAGGGAATACCCAAAATGtgttattaacttttttttgttttgccatcAAATACATCGATGACCGTAAAAATTGCATGCCATCTTGACCAGTCATCGATATTTTTCTTGGATATCGATTCAAGTTGTTTGAcgataacaataaaaaattaattttaaaaacttttaacaatGTCAATGTTAAAGTggaaagtattttattttttctttttacttgtaagaccagaaaaaaatgttagggTTTTctcttagaaaaaaaatatatattttaataattaaaaaaaaacaaaagaataaCTCGAAGttgaagaaataaaatttaattattgtatttttgtacTAGATTTTATTTGATGCGCATTGCAAAAGGAATTTGTTGTACAACTTCCAGCACTTAGAAAGTAAATTAAGAGATTTAACGAGAGTAATggcattgaaaattaaaaatatatgtaatttaGAAGATTCATTCTGCTTGTctttttaaatgcaggtttccGAATTCTAAGATTGTACATATTCAATCTTGGTGATTCATTAAATAATCCGAGTGTTCATAAGGTATTTGGGCGCTTCACACTATTCCAAGTTTTAGACTAGCGCAGATTTCGGTAAAAAGATCAAACCCATTTACATCGATTTCAAACCCGAATCCAAGGGGTTTGGATTGGCTTGTTTCTGGGTAGGATATCTGGTTAGAATGTTGCGATAGCGCGAATAGAAACCTTTGCAAGCTGCGGCCATGATTTCTTTGCGAATTGAGATCGGGGACTTGTTCACAACGGCCATTAAATGATCCCAGTGGCGGCGCCTTCTGTTCGGTTTGCCGTACATGAAGTGACGCCGAAAGGCGATCAAATAGCGCCGGAAAAGGTATTTAAAGGCATCCAAAGCCGACTGGCAGTTGGCCAGCACCACGGCCTCGCTTAATTCGCCCATAAGCATGTGGTCGGTGCGATTTTTTAGTATCTGGGCGAAAAGTTTGGTGGCCTCCGCTCCGCTGGCCTGGGTCACCAAACTAATGAAACGCCGGTTGTAATTAGATCTTCCCTTCTCCAGGCTGACCGCCCAAAAGTCCTTGCATCTCAACTGGCTCGCAAAATCCACGATTTTCTGACGAAACTCTGCAAAAAAGCAAAGTAATCTATCTAGTTTTCATGGTCGTTACAGAATTGGAGAACTCACCTTCGCTCAAAATCTGCAGATGGGGAAGATTCTCGCGCCAATAGCGCACTACTAGGCCCAGAGAGTCCACGCGGGCACGCTCAAAGGTGGTCAAATCCCAGCGCAGCGCATCTATGGTGGTCATCAGCTGGTAGATAAGCTTGATGTTCTCCTGTCGCCACTCGGGCAGAAGGGCGTGCATGGATAGATATTGCTTGGCCACCTGGACATCTTCTGGTTCTCCCTCTCCACTCTGTGAATTTTCAAGCTCCCTCTGAATACTTCTCATCTGTTGGCAGCCAAAGCGCTGCAGCTTCTTCTCGGCCGCCGAAATTTCGAAGAGCAAACGCAGGATGCGCTGAAGGCTGGCATAGTCCAAGGTCTCACTGAACGCGGCCAGGCCAGCAGCACAGCCCTCGAGGAACTGGGCCTGtgcctgctgcagctgctcctttTCGTACGGGCAGGCGCCTTTCTTCAGGCAGACATAATACTGGCGCGACACCAAACGCAGGCCGTTGAGGATCAGCCGGTGGCCATACAATGAGAGAAGGAAACGGGAGGCGTTCGCCTTCATCAGCAGCTGGTCGTCCAGCAACAGTTCCCTGACACAGTGGCTCATCTGGTTAACAGCATGGTGGGCACAATTGCAGGCTACGCGCCAGAAGAGCGCTCCATAGCGCTGGTGCGTCATGCCCAGACGGGCGAAATCAAGCCACGTTTTCTCCGCATTCTCATAGCACAGAGTGAGGAACTCGTCCAGCGGGAATGCCGTGTCAATCTGCAAGCGATTGAAGAAGCGTACGCGCCGGTTCTGATGATCCGGTGCCTCAAACTTAAAGCCACCCGTTGTCACTTTGAGCGCATCGCGcatttgcagaaaattgatcTTTTCGTTTAAGCTTAATTGCTGATACAGCGGACGCAGGACCAAGTTCAGCAGGCTGGCATACTCTTCCTCCTCATCGTCGCTCAAACTCATGGGCTCTTCCTCGTCATTCTCCTCCTCCTTGATATGAATGCCTTCCTCCTCTTCCGCCATCTTTTTGGCCTCCACCACATTGGCCAAATGCACCTGTATCATCTGGGCATGCATCGGAGTGAGCAGCCCTATGTGCTTGGCCATCGTTTCCACGCACTCATCATTGCCGTAAGCAATGGAGCGGTCAAAGAGATTGGCCAGTCCGGCGAGCAGCTGCTCATTGGTGGCCTCGCCAAGATCACCGTCCAGAAAGCCTAACAGTTCGCCAATGGTCAGCTCTTTGAGGCGTTGCTCAAAGCTCTTGGCTGCGTCCGCGAAGTTCTTCAGCTGCTTGCAGACCTCATGTTGCCCGAGATCCTTGTGTTGCTGGGCCAACTGCAGCATCTCGGCCGCCTGGCTACAGATTAGCTCCTGATAGCTGTAGAGCAAACGCGGCGATTGCATATCCAACCAGTTCATGTAGGTA
Proteins encoded:
- the LOC128260305 gene encoding uncharacterized protein LOC128260305 produces the protein MIIEKQHPLDNCELFVQLRMTIQAISKNNKNSKSLKNVIYWSGNDDYIDEICNRVAQLCLEHELILQEPHARRPEEKDDLVARPVGPEAMNHLRGLLVYLVLNTANEQHGEHSQWSQKCFHLCGQLPAIPQFLTIAIALKCGLQQPLEEFLACGPRWLTTQYFDAFNQTLSHVHKDPLDVLPLIFGVLKAAGCAIVHHNLPEANKQLISLMSGMLHRHLLTSEERLKKDLPASKRDIYLAQATQQLIELLLDILDDVKGHQKPKSFTIYSQMSVDISGSYSTDAKKDLQLYALALLDAIQRALQPVSVYTYMNWLDMQSPRLLYSYQELICSQAAEMLQLAQQHKDLGQHEVCKQLKNFADAAKSFEQRLKELTIGELLGFLDGDLGEATNEQLLAGLANLFDRSIAYGNDECVETMAKHIGLLTPMHAQMIQVHLANVVEAKKMAEEEEGIHIKEEENDEEEPMSLSDDEEEEYASLLNLVLRPLYQQLSLNEKINFLQMRDALKVTTGGFKFEAPDHQNRRVRFFNRLQIDTAFPLDEFLTLCYENAEKTWLDFARLGMTHQRYGALFWRVACNCAHHAVNQMSHCVRELLLDDQLLMKANASRFLLSLYGHRLILNGLRLVSRQYYVCLKKGACPYEKEQLQQAQAQFLEGCAAGLAAFSETLDYASLQRILRLLFEISAAEKKLQRFGCQQMRSIQRELENSQSGEGEPEDVQVAKQYLSMHALLPEWRQENIKLIYQLMTTIDALRWDLTTFERARVDSLGLVVRYWRENLPHLQILSEEFRQKIVDFASQLRCKDFWAVSLEKGRSNYNRRFISLVTQASGAEATKLFAQILKNRTDHMLMGELSEAVVLANCQSALDAFKYLFRRYLIAFRRHFMYGKPNRRRRHWDHLMAVVNKSPISIRKEIMAAACKGFYSRYRNILTRYPTQKQANPNPLDSGLKSM